The following are from one region of the Isoalcanivorax indicus genome:
- a CDS encoding FAD-dependent oxidoreductase, translating into MQRQHIAVIGAGTAGLAAAIFLARQGHHITLIEQAPALAPVGAGILLQPSGLAVLDLLGLRDKALHYGARVDALIGDTVSGRTIMHTRYADLRRPEATHGVGIHRASLCHILDQALAPLPHKRLMNTRVDTLAEQGTGVQLTLTCDGATDTLEADAVLVANGSNSLLRPPALVRYDRQYPWGALWTMQPRPDTLTEPALLQRYDGCHTMAGILPTGVTPAQPDVPLVSVFWSLPVAEMPAWRHGDVDLSAWRQRAETAWPDLAPLLAPLCNSRQLIPATYRDVIMRRWAQGRIGVIGDAAHAMSPQLGQGANMALADALALAQALSDARDWPDAWTTYHRLRSGPIRFYQRMSRALTPVFQSHSRSLAAARDMAFPLMYSISWLRKQMALTVAGLKTGLF; encoded by the coding sequence ATGCAACGGCAACATATCGCGGTGATCGGCGCGGGCACCGCTGGCCTGGCGGCCGCTATTTTCCTGGCCCGGCAAGGGCACCACATCACCCTGATCGAACAGGCCCCGGCACTGGCCCCCGTGGGCGCAGGTATCCTGCTGCAGCCCTCCGGCCTGGCTGTGCTCGATCTGCTTGGCCTGCGTGACAAGGCGCTGCATTACGGCGCCCGCGTGGACGCTCTGATCGGCGATACCGTGAGTGGCCGCACCATCATGCACACCCGCTACGCGGACCTGCGACGACCCGAGGCGACCCACGGCGTGGGCATTCATCGTGCCAGCCTGTGCCATATCCTCGATCAGGCCCTGGCGCCCCTGCCGCACAAACGCCTGATGAACACCCGCGTGGACACGCTGGCGGAGCAGGGCACAGGCGTGCAACTGACCCTGACCTGCGACGGCGCCACCGACACACTGGAAGCGGATGCCGTGCTGGTGGCCAATGGCAGCAACAGCCTACTGCGCCCACCCGCCCTGGTGCGTTACGACCGCCAATACCCCTGGGGCGCCCTGTGGACCATGCAGCCCCGCCCGGACACCCTGACCGAGCCTGCACTGCTGCAACGCTACGACGGCTGCCACACCATGGCCGGCATCCTGCCCACCGGTGTGACCCCGGCGCAGCCGGATGTACCGCTGGTGAGTGTCTTCTGGAGTCTGCCCGTGGCCGAGATGCCCGCCTGGCGCCACGGCGATGTGGACCTGAGCGCCTGGCGCCAGCGCGCCGAGACCGCCTGGCCCGATCTGGCGCCGCTACTGGCGCCCCTGTGCAACAGCCGCCAGTTGATTCCCGCCACCTACCGCGACGTGATCATGCGCCGCTGGGCCCAGGGCCGCATCGGCGTGATCGGCGACGCCGCCCACGCCATGAGCCCGCAACTGGGCCAGGGCGCCAACATGGCCCTGGCCGACGCCCTGGCCCTGGCACAGGCCCTGAGCGACGCCCGCGACTGGCCCGACGCCTGGACCACTTACCACCGCCTGCGCAGCGGCCCGATCCGCTTCTACCAACGCATGAGCCGCGCCCTGACCCCGGTATTCCAGTCCCACAGCCGCAGCCTGGCGGCGGCGAGAGATATGGCCTTTCCTTTGATGTACAGCATTTCCTGGCTGCGTAAACAGATGGCTTTAACGGTGGCTGGGCTGAAAACAGGGTTGTTTTGA
- a CDS encoding transcriptional regulator yields the protein MATLVIGIMPQAQIRQRALAIARGDYKPKAGEPRIWFTSMKSLAEVLSDDNRALLRVMKETKPQSISALAAATGRTPGNLSRTLKTMSNYGIVDLKRENNHVRPVAKATTFRIIAA from the coding sequence ATGGCTACTCTGGTGATTGGTATCATGCCCCAGGCGCAGATTCGTCAGCGTGCACTGGCGATAGCGCGTGGAGATTACAAGCCGAAGGCCGGTGAGCCGAGAATATGGTTTACCTCCATGAAGTCGCTGGCAGAAGTGCTCAGCGATGATAACCGTGCTTTGCTGCGTGTGATGAAAGAGACGAAACCGCAATCCATCTCTGCGCTGGCTGCGGCGACGGGGCGTACGCCGGGTAACCTCTCCCGAACCCTGAAGACGATGTCCAACTATGGCATCGTGGATTTGAAGCGAGAGAACAATCACGTCCGGCCAGTCGCCAAAGCGACAACATTCCGCATTATCGCGGCCTGA
- a CDS encoding outer membrane beta-barrel protein, with the protein MSSRLSLHLNVNTALKLAPALLLSALLSTPVQAVGPYMGVNAAALRYELPGDNKDLRPYVMHVRTGVEFNEYLGLEGRLGAGISSDRRMRDGLREKVETEWLAGAFVKLSMPVNQGMGRPYLLGGYTHAQQRITRDQPLLIGSVRERRREDLHGTSFGGGADILLSDALALNMEYVRYTDGGRGRIHSLSLGLRTAF; encoded by the coding sequence ATGTCGAGCCGTCTGTCCCTTCATCTGAACGTCAACACGGCGCTGAAACTCGCCCCTGCCCTGCTGCTGAGCGCCCTGCTGAGCACGCCCGTGCAGGCGGTCGGTCCCTATATGGGTGTCAATGCGGCGGCGCTGCGCTACGAGTTGCCCGGCGACAACAAGGACCTGCGTCCCTACGTCATGCATGTGCGCACGGGCGTGGAGTTCAACGAGTACCTGGGCCTGGAGGGCCGTCTGGGTGCCGGTATCTCGTCCGACCGGCGCATGCGCGATGGCCTGCGTGAGAAAGTGGAAACCGAATGGCTGGCCGGGGCCTTCGTCAAACTGTCCATGCCGGTCAATCAGGGCATGGGCCGCCCCTACCTGCTGGGGGGCTACACCCATGCCCAGCAGCGCATCACGCGCGACCAGCCGCTGTTGATTGGCAGCGTGCGTGAGCGCCGTCGTGAAGACCTGCATGGCACCTCCTTCGGCGGGGGTGCGGATATCCTGCTGAGCGATGCGTTGGCGCTGAATATGGAGTATGTACGCTACACGGACGGTGGCCGGGGCCGTATCCACTCGCTGTCGCTGGGTTTACGCACCGCGTTCTGA
- a CDS encoding isochorismatase family protein: MLANADTSTLILIDYQERLMPAIDNASQVLARAERLGKAAQLLDVPVIGTEQRPEKIGHNVAEIARLCDQTLTKTTFGTAARDIEGVLVQGRHELVLAGCETHVCLLQTAMNLLEAGYRVRVVADACGSRFAEDREVALARLREAGADVVTSEMVLFEWMRDSLHPQFKAVQALLK; the protein is encoded by the coding sequence ATGCTTGCCAACGCCGACACCAGCACGTTGATACTGATCGACTACCAGGAACGTCTGATGCCCGCCATCGACAACGCCTCACAGGTGCTTGCCCGCGCTGAGCGGCTGGGTAAGGCGGCGCAATTGCTGGACGTGCCGGTGATCGGTACCGAACAGCGGCCGGAGAAGATCGGGCATAACGTGGCGGAGATCGCTCGCCTGTGTGATCAGACGCTGACCAAGACCACGTTTGGCACAGCGGCCCGGGATATTGAGGGCGTGCTGGTTCAGGGGCGGCATGAGCTGGTGCTGGCCGGATGCGAAACCCATGTGTGTCTGTTGCAGACCGCCATGAATCTGCTGGAGGCGGGTTATCGGGTGCGGGTGGTGGCGGATGCCTGTGGGTCGCGGTTTGCGGAGGATCGGGAGGTGGCGCTGGCGCGGTTGCGTGAGGCCGGGGCGGATGTGGTGACGTCGGAGATGGTGTTGTTTGAGTGGATGCGGGACAGCCTGCATCCGCAATTCAAGGCAGTACAGGCACTACTAAAGTAG
- a CDS encoding DMT family transporter yields MSNTTKADLLMVLVTLLAAVSWIFSKEAVMQMPPLLFMGIRFLMAGGLLALVGWRLMRTLTADQCKRAVMVGLVFGIAMSFWVTGLHRGTHVGEGAFLTSLAVVLVPVIGKLVFRETPPASTWLALPVAVAGLALLSLEHGFRPEAGQFYFVLAAAIFALYFSMNTQAANTQTLTTRDGAVQQREKVPVIALTAMVLLTVGVFTSVLSWLLEPWAPTFQSFSLELAGWVVASAVIGTAARFFVQTWAQSLSNHSHGVVILVIEPVWVALFAAGWFGETMSLQQLGGCALIFTALLVNRWGAVRKLLKTWL; encoded by the coding sequence ATGTCGAACACCACCAAGGCCGACCTGTTGATGGTCCTGGTCACGTTGCTGGCCGCCGTCAGCTGGATATTTTCCAAGGAAGCGGTGATGCAGATGCCGCCCTTGTTGTTTATGGGCATCCGCTTTCTGATGGCGGGCGGCCTGCTGGCGCTCGTGGGCTGGCGACTGATGCGCACGCTGACGGCGGATCAGTGCAAGCGCGCCGTGATGGTTGGGCTGGTGTTCGGTATCGCCATGAGTTTCTGGGTCACGGGCCTGCATCGCGGCACGCATGTGGGCGAAGGCGCGTTCCTCACCAGTCTGGCGGTGGTGCTGGTACCGGTGATCGGCAAGCTGGTATTCCGCGAAACGCCACCGGCAAGCACCTGGCTGGCGCTGCCCGTGGCTGTGGCGGGGCTGGCCTTGCTGTCGCTGGAGCACGGCTTCCGGCCCGAGGCGGGGCAGTTCTATTTCGTGCTGGCGGCGGCGATCTTTGCGCTGTATTTCAGCATGAATACCCAGGCGGCCAATACCCAGACGCTGACCACCCGCGATGGCGCGGTGCAGCAGCGGGAAAAAGTGCCGGTGATCGCGTTGACCGCCATGGTGCTGTTGACCGTGGGGGTCTTTACCAGTGTGCTGTCATGGTTGCTGGAACCCTGGGCGCCGACCTTCCAGTCCTTCAGTCTGGAGCTGGCGGGCTGGGTGGTGGCCAGTGCGGTGATCGGCACGGCAGCGCGCTTCTTTGTGCAGACCTGGGCGCAGAGTCTGTCGAATCACAGCCATGGCGTGGTGATTCTGGTGATCGAGCCGGTCTGGGTAGCGCTGTTTGCGGCAGGCTGGTTCGGGGAAACCATGAGCCTGCAGCAACTCGGCGGCTGTGCGCTGATCTTCACGGCGCTGCTGGTCAACCGTTGGGGCGCGGTGCGTAAATTGCTCAAGACCTGGCTCTGA
- a CDS encoding toxin-antitoxin system TumE family protein: MDTLLELHGSIFDQMGGYWIKIEAWQVEASQEIPHGIRYSLTLHEPYGKRILGYDNAHAVKMPGKFKYAGRIMPYDHKHRHASDKGVPYTFRDAQQLLTDFFDEVDRVLSEVR; this comes from the coding sequence ATGGATACCCTGCTTGAGCTCCATGGGTCGATATTTGATCAGATGGGTGGTTACTGGATAAAGATCGAGGCCTGGCAGGTGGAGGCCAGCCAAGAGATTCCGCACGGAATCCGGTATTCACTGACCCTCCATGAGCCCTACGGCAAGCGCATTCTCGGGTATGACAATGCCCATGCGGTGAAGATGCCCGGCAAATTCAAGTACGCTGGCCGCATCATGCCTTATGATCACAAGCATCGGCATGCGTCCGATAAGGGTGTGCCTTACACGTTCAGGGATGCGCAGCAGTTGCTGACTGATTTCTTCGACGAGGTAGATCGCGTGTTATCGGAGGTAAGGTAA
- the lpxK gene encoding tetraacyldisaccharide 4'-kinase, producing the protein MSLAERVSRAWYRDSAWLTPLRPLGALTARVARRRLGRLRKGPDAAPVPVLVVGNITVGGTGKTPLVIALCRAAAARGIKVVVISRGYGARPPSLPWTVTPQQSAAEAGDEPLLISHATDVPVIIDPQRVRALTAALDLQPDLVISDDGLQHYALARTAEIAVVDARRGLGNGRCLPAGPLREPASRLDRVDWVVINGDGPFRHAGGVPMQLDAPWLENAASQERVPLAAFVARYPQVHALAGIGDPERFFGMLRGSGFVVQPHPFPDHHAFVADDLALPGDAPVIMTEKDLVKCRDFVSPRCWVLPVTATLPPGFIDRVLAQLVQDTEI; encoded by the coding sequence GTGTCGCTGGCGGAGCGCGTTTCCCGAGCCTGGTATCGCGACAGTGCCTGGCTGACGCCGCTGCGCCCGCTGGGGGCGCTGACTGCCCGGGTGGCCAGACGCCGCCTGGGCCGCTTGCGCAAGGGTCCTGATGCGGCGCCGGTGCCGGTGCTGGTGGTGGGCAACATCACCGTGGGCGGTACCGGCAAGACACCGCTGGTGATTGCCTTGTGTCGGGCCGCTGCTGCGCGGGGCATCAAGGTCGTGGTGATTTCCCGTGGCTACGGCGCCAGACCGCCGTCCCTGCCGTGGACGGTGACGCCGCAGCAGTCCGCCGCCGAGGCCGGAGACGAACCCCTGCTGATCAGCCATGCCACCGATGTGCCGGTGATCATCGACCCGCAGCGCGTGCGTGCGCTGACCGCCGCCCTGGACTTGCAGCCTGACCTGGTCATCAGCGATGACGGGCTGCAGCACTATGCGCTGGCCCGCACGGCGGAAATCGCTGTGGTGGATGCCCGGCGCGGGCTCGGCAACGGTCGCTGCCTGCCGGCCGGGCCGCTGCGGGAGCCCGCAAGTCGCCTGGACAGGGTGGACTGGGTGGTGATCAACGGCGACGGGCCGTTCCGCCATGCGGGGGGCGTGCCCATGCAACTGGACGCCCCCTGGCTGGAAAATGCCGCCTCGCAGGAGCGGGTGCCGCTGGCGGCGTTCGTCGCCCGTTACCCGCAGGTGCATGCCCTGGCAGGCATCGGCGATCCCGAGCGCTTTTTCGGCATGCTGCGCGGCAGCGGCTTTGTTGTGCAGCCGCATCCGTTTCCGGATCATCATGCCTTTGTGGCGGATGACCTGGCCTTGCCCGGCGACGCCCCGGTGATCATGACCGAAAAGGATCTGGTCAAGTGCCGGGATTTCGTGTCGCCCCGTTGCTGGGTGCTGCCGGTGACAGCGACACTGCCGCCCGGGTTCATCGACCGGGTACTGGCCCAACTGGTGCAGGATACTGAGATATGA
- the kdsB gene encoding 3-deoxy-manno-octulosonate cytidylyltransferase, translating into MSFTVVIPARFGASRLPGKPLADIGGKPMVVHVLERCQQSAAQAVWVATDDARVADAVRDHGGQVLMTRTDHPSGTDRLQEVAAQLGLVDSDIIVNVQGDEPLIPPAVIDQVAANLAAHEGFGIATLCEPIGDRGSLFNPNHVKVVFDSNGRALYFSRAPLPWHRDGFADTDTHLPLPEGHWWRHIGIYGYRVNLLNRYVGWAPAPLEQAEALEQLRAMYHGVPIHVEPACAPVPGGVDTDADLQRMRTLINAGEVS; encoded by the coding sequence ATGAGTTTTACCGTTGTGATTCCTGCCCGCTTCGGCGCCAGCCGACTGCCGGGCAAACCCCTGGCAGACATCGGCGGCAAGCCGATGGTGGTCCATGTGCTGGAACGTTGCCAGCAAAGCGCCGCGCAGGCCGTCTGGGTGGCCACTGATGATGCACGCGTGGCGGACGCCGTGCGCGACCACGGTGGCCAGGTGCTGATGACCCGCACTGACCATCCTTCCGGCACGGATCGTTTGCAGGAAGTCGCCGCTCAACTCGGCCTGGTTGACAGTGACATCATCGTGAACGTGCAGGGCGACGAGCCCCTGATTCCGCCGGCGGTGATCGATCAGGTCGCCGCCAACCTGGCGGCGCACGAGGGGTTCGGCATTGCCACCCTGTGCGAGCCGATTGGCGACCGGGGCAGCCTGTTCAACCCGAATCACGTCAAGGTGGTGTTCGACAGTAACGGTCGGGCACTGTACTTCAGCCGTGCGCCGCTGCCCTGGCATCGCGACGGTTTCGCCGACACTGACACGCATTTGCCGCTGCCCGAGGGACACTGGTGGCGGCATATCGGTATCTACGGGTACCGGGTCAACCTGCTGAACCGGTATGTCGGCTGGGCCCCCGCCCCGCTGGAGCAGGCCGAAGCGCTGGAACAGCTTCGCGCCATGTATCACGGTGTGCCGATTCACGTGGAGCCCGCCTGCGCGCCGGTGCCCGGTGGTGTGGACACCGATGCCGACCTGCAACGCATGCGTACCCTGATCAATGCTGGCGAGGTGTCATGA
- a CDS encoding ExbD/TolR family protein, with protein MKFRRQRQDEVAVNLTPLIDVVFLLLIFFMVSTTFTRETRLAVTLPEASGMPQAEMPERVEVVIGPGGDYLVNGEQLVRNDADTLRSVLMRLSVDTARTPVMITADANTSHQSVVRVMDVAGQLGFVNVSITTREPAGESP; from the coding sequence GTGAAGTTCCGTCGCCAGCGTCAGGACGAAGTGGCCGTGAACCTGACGCCACTGATTGATGTGGTGTTCCTGCTGCTGATCTTTTTTATGGTATCGACCACCTTCACCCGAGAAACCCGGCTGGCAGTGACCTTGCCGGAGGCCTCGGGCATGCCGCAAGCGGAAATGCCCGAGCGGGTCGAGGTGGTGATCGGTCCGGGCGGGGACTATCTTGTCAACGGCGAGCAGTTGGTGCGTAACGATGCGGATACGCTGCGTTCCGTGCTGATGCGGCTGTCTGTGGACACGGCGCGGACGCCAGTCATGATCACGGCCGATGCCAATACCAGTCATCAATCGGTGGTCCGGGTGATGGATGTGGCGGGCCAGCTTGGCTTCGTCAATGTCAGCATTACCACCCGCGAGCCAGCCGGGGAGTCACCATGA
- a CDS encoding low molecular weight protein-tyrosine-phosphatase, protein MSVSVLFVCLGNICRSPTAEAVFRGRVQAAGLEDRIRIDSAGTGDWHIGKAPDTRMQRAAARRGYDLAPLRARQVTAADLSAFDYVLAMDNANLNDLRALGDASGHLGLFMDFHPQPPVREVPDPYYGGEAGFDEVLDLVETTSDALLDALRARLG, encoded by the coding sequence ATGAGCGTATCGGTACTGTTTGTCTGTCTGGGTAATATCTGCCGTTCACCGACGGCAGAAGCGGTGTTTCGCGGGCGTGTTCAGGCCGCTGGCCTGGAAGACCGTATCCGCATCGACAGCGCCGGTACTGGCGACTGGCATATCGGCAAGGCGCCAGATACGCGCATGCAGCGCGCCGCCGCCCGCCGTGGCTATGACCTGGCGCCGCTGCGCGCCCGTCAGGTGACGGCGGCAGATCTGAGCGCGTTCGATTATGTGCTGGCCATGGATAACGCCAACCTCAACGACCTGCGCGCCCTCGGCGATGCCAGCGGCCATCTGGGCCTGTTCATGGATTTCCATCCGCAACCGCCAGTGCGGGAAGTGCCAGACCCCTACTATGGTGGCGAAGCCGGTTTCGACGAGGTGCTGGACCTGGTGGAAACCACCAGTGACGCTCTGCTGGACGCGCTGCGCGCGCGCCTGGGCTGA
- the murB gene encoding UDP-N-acetylmuramate dehydrogenase, which produces MTDNAVPLHHNADLRSRNTLRLSARAEWLALPQDSAALAALLRDPRWRGQPRTVIGEGSNLVLAADIPGLVICPQLRGRQRLTEQDDQVLVEVGAGEHWDDVVAWSLGQGWQGLENLSLIPGACGAAPFQNIGAYGVELSDVLEAVEALSLEDGSARTFTRDECGFAYRDSRFKSAERGQWLITRLRLRLNRTPRLQLGYADLAAQFSALPETLQTPAGVRDLICQIRRAKLPDPATLPNAGSFFKNPCVSTAQHADLLARFPDLVAFPQADGQMKLAAGWLIEQAGWKGRRVGDLGMHAQQALVLVNHGAADGTVTGADVLAFAAQVRDSVQARFGVTLEQEPVILPAHSERGA; this is translated from the coding sequence ATGACGGACAACGCCGTCCCCCTGCATCACAACGCCGACCTGCGGTCGCGCAATACCCTGCGTTTGTCTGCCCGGGCCGAGTGGCTGGCCCTGCCGCAGGACAGCGCCGCTCTGGCGGCACTGCTGCGCGATCCGCGCTGGCGCGGCCAGCCACGCACGGTGATCGGCGAAGGCAGCAATCTGGTGCTGGCGGCGGATATCCCCGGCCTGGTGATCTGCCCGCAGTTGCGCGGCCGGCAACGACTGACCGAGCAGGACGATCAGGTGTTGGTGGAGGTCGGCGCCGGTGAGCACTGGGATGACGTGGTGGCCTGGAGTCTGGGGCAGGGCTGGCAAGGGTTGGAAAACCTGTCGTTGATTCCCGGTGCCTGCGGTGCCGCCCCGTTCCAGAATATCGGCGCCTACGGCGTGGAACTCAGCGACGTGCTGGAGGCTGTCGAGGCCCTGTCGCTGGAGGACGGCAGCGCCCGCACCTTTACCCGTGATGAATGCGGCTTCGCCTACCGCGACAGCCGCTTCAAGTCCGCCGAGCGCGGCCAGTGGCTGATTACCCGTCTGCGTTTGCGCCTGAATCGCACCCCGCGCCTGCAACTGGGCTACGCCGATCTGGCGGCACAGTTTTCCGCTTTACCCGAGACGCTGCAGACCCCTGCCGGTGTGCGCGACCTGATATGCCAGATTCGCCGCGCCAAGCTGCCAGACCCGGCCACGCTGCCCAATGCGGGCAGCTTCTTCAAGAACCCCTGTGTCAGCACGGCGCAGCACGCGGACTTGCTGGCACGCTTCCCCGACCTGGTGGCATTTCCACAGGCAGACGGGCAGATGAAGCTGGCCGCGGGCTGGTTGATCGAGCAGGCGGGCTGGAAGGGTCGCCGCGTGGGCGATCTGGGCATGCACGCGCAGCAGGCGCTGGTGCTGGTGAATCACGGCGCCGCCGACGGCACCGTCACCGGAGCTGACGTGCTCGCCTTTGCCGCCCAGGTGCGCGACAGCGTGCAGGCCCGTTTCGGGGTCACCCTGGAACAGGAACCCGTGATCCTGCCCGCTCACTCAGAACGCGGTGCGTAA
- the msbA gene encoding lipid A export permease/ATP-binding protein MsbA, which yields MSNTGQSGQTGDAIHPDSNWVIYKRLLTYTRRHWVVLSGSIFGYIIYASMQPAIAEMLRILAETIENPTPTMVMVICVAPITIASIQGFGHFLGNYCIAWVSQRIVYDMRNETFQHVLRLPTREYQQNASGRIMSKVIYDAQQVTAAGADAVTVIFREGFTVIGLLIYLLYNNWQLTLILFTVGPVIGIVVNYMSRRFRMISRNMQGSMGNITQYLGEAIEGNQPVKIFSGQEQEEARFEKVSRRFRQQNVKMEASKAVSTISVQLVISAGVGVITYLYIQLMGANISIGEFLAFIGAVGLIQKPMKKLTDVNAKIQRGVTGAASIFELMDRPAEPDPGQRPLARSRGNIEFRNVTFGYSADSPVVRNLSFSAEAGQTIALVGRSGAGKSTIAALVPRFYDPLEGTILLDGVPVTDYKLTDLRRQIAMVTQKVVLFNDTVRNNIAYGELRNATEEQIIQAAKDAYAWDFISRLSNGLDTEVGQDGTQLSGGQRQRLAIARALLKDAPILILDEATSALDNESEHYIQQALERVMKGRTTLVIAHRLSTIEGADRIIVLDHGNMIESGSHAELLAKGGVYAQMHQMNFEEL from the coding sequence ATGAGCAATACGGGCCAGAGCGGCCAGACCGGGGACGCTATCCACCCGGACAGCAACTGGGTCATCTACAAACGATTGCTGACCTATACACGTCGCCACTGGGTGGTGTTGTCGGGCAGTATTTTTGGCTACATCATTTACGCCTCCATGCAGCCGGCCATCGCCGAAATGCTGCGCATTCTCGCCGAGACCATCGAGAACCCGACGCCGACCATGGTGATGGTGATCTGTGTGGCGCCGATCACGATTGCTTCCATCCAGGGGTTCGGCCATTTTCTGGGCAACTACTGTATTGCCTGGGTCAGTCAGCGCATTGTTTATGACATGCGCAATGAAACCTTCCAGCATGTACTGCGTTTGCCCACCCGGGAATACCAGCAGAATGCCTCCGGGCGCATCATGTCCAAGGTTATCTATGACGCCCAGCAGGTGACGGCCGCCGGGGCCGATGCCGTGACGGTGATATTCCGCGAGGGCTTCACCGTGATCGGCCTGTTGATCTATCTGTTGTACAACAACTGGCAGCTGACGCTGATCCTGTTCACTGTGGGCCCGGTGATCGGCATTGTGGTCAATTACATGAGCCGTCGCTTCCGCATGATCAGTCGTAACATGCAGGGCAGTATGGGCAATATTACCCAGTACCTGGGCGAGGCCATCGAGGGCAATCAGCCGGTGAAGATCTTCTCCGGCCAGGAGCAGGAAGAAGCGCGCTTCGAAAAAGTCAGCCGCCGCTTCCGCCAGCAGAACGTCAAGATGGAAGCCAGCAAAGCGGTCAGCACGATCTCCGTGCAGCTGGTCATTTCTGCGGGTGTTGGTGTCATCACCTACCTGTACATCCAGCTGATGGGGGCGAACATCAGCATCGGTGAGTTTCTGGCCTTTATTGGCGCGGTTGGCCTGATCCAGAAGCCGATGAAAAAGCTGACCGATGTGAATGCCAAGATCCAGCGCGGCGTGACGGGTGCCGCCTCCATCTTCGAGTTGATGGATCGCCCGGCGGAACCCGACCCGGGTCAACGGCCGCTGGCACGTTCACGTGGCAATATCGAATTCCGTAACGTGACCTTCGGCTACTCGGCGGATTCGCCGGTGGTGCGCAATCTGTCCTTTTCCGCCGAGGCGGGCCAGACCATCGCGCTGGTCGGGCGCTCGGGGGCCGGCAAGAGCACCATCGCGGCGCTGGTGCCGCGCTTCTACGATCCGCTTGAGGGCACCATTCTGCTGGACGGCGTGCCCGTGACGGACTACAAGCTGACCGACCTGCGTCGGCAGATCGCGATGGTCACGCAGAAAGTCGTGCTGTTCAACGACACGGTGCGCAACAACATTGCCTATGGCGAGCTGCGCAACGCCACGGAAGAACAGATCATCCAGGCCGCCAAAGACGCCTATGCCTGGGACTTCATCAGCCGCCTTTCCAACGGCCTGGATACCGAAGTCGGGCAGGACGGCACCCAGCTGTCCGGTGGTCAACGGCAACGCCTGGCGATTGCCCGTGCGTTACTCAAGGATGCGCCGATCCTGATTCTGGATGAAGCCACCTCGGCGCTGGACAACGAATCCGAGCATTACATCCAGCAGGCACTGGAGCGGGTCATGAAAGGCCGCACCACGCTGGTGATTGCGCACCGGCTTTCCACCATCGAGGGGGCTGACCGCATTATCGTGCTGGATCACGGCAACATGATCGAAAGTGGCAGCCACGCCGAATTGCTGGCCAAGGGCGGTGTCTACGCGCAGATGCACCAGATGAACTTCGAGGAGCTCTGA